In Juglans microcarpa x Juglans regia isolate MS1-56 chromosome 7D, Jm3101_v1.0, whole genome shotgun sequence, the following are encoded in one genomic region:
- the LOC121238650 gene encoding LOW QUALITY PROTEIN: uncharacterized protein LOC121238650 (The sequence of the model RefSeq protein was modified relative to this genomic sequence to represent the inferred CDS: inserted 1 base in 1 codon), giving the protein MESHGSQEPINQSQPNHTFPPTVAKKPLVFYLSSVVVLLLAIILGFSKTSFYKTQHLKYSFSSHPTFLQTLVGFLHPTPKPQITNAMNPISLSPSCVLWMAPFLSGGGYSSESWSYILALHEHMKNPIFKVAIEHHGDEESIEFWEGLPKYTKNLALELHQTECRMNETIVICHSEPGAWYPPLFETFPCPPGAYKNFKSVIGRTMFETDRVNADHVKRCNQMDYVWVPTEFHVSTFIESGVDPSKVVKIIQPIDVKFFDPLMYKPLDLSSLGTLVLGSTTQNLNSKKEFIFLSIFKWEYRKGWDVLLKSYLKEFSRVDGVALYLLTNPYHSDRDFGNKIVEFVEDTDIEKPVAGWAPVYVIDTHIAQIDLPRLYKAADAFVLPSRGEGWGXPLVEAMAMSLPVIATNWSGPTEYLSEENSYPLSVDRMSQVMEGPFKGHLWAEPSVDKLQVLMRHVMNNVEDAKDKGRQARKDMIRRFSPEIVAAIVTDHIQNILLKMS; this is encoded by the exons ATGGAATCTCATGGGAGCCAAGAGCCTATTAACCAATCACAACCTAATCACACTTTTCCCCCGACTGTAGCAAAGAAACCACTtgtattctacttatcatccgtTGTGGTTCTTTTACTAGCAATCATACTGGGTTTCTCCAAAACAAGCTTTTACAAAACACAACACCTGAAATACTCTTTCTCATCACACCCCACTTTTCTTCAAACCCTTGTAGGCTTCCTTCACCCAACCCCAAAACCCCAAATAACCAATGCAATGAATCCCATTTCCCTTTCACCCAGCTGTGTGCTTTGGATGGCTCCTTTTCTTTCAGGTGGTGGGTACAGTTCAGAAAGTTGGTCATATATCTTGGCCCTCCATGAACACATGAAAAACCCAATATTCAAAGTGGCTATTGAGCATCATGGTGATGAAGAATCCATTGAATTCTGGGAGGGCTTGCCAAAATATACCAAGAACTTGGCCTTGGAGCTCCATCAAACAGAATGTAGGATGAATGAGACCATTGTGATTTGTCACAGTGAGCCTGGGGCTTGGTACCCTCCATTGTTTGAAACCTTCCCATGCCCACCAGGtgcttataaaaatttcaagtcTGTGATTGGACGGACCATGTTTGAGACTGATAGGGTGAATGCCGACCACGTGAAGCGCTGTAATCAAATGGACTATGTTTGGGTTCCCACTGAATTTCATGTGTCTACATTTATCGAAAGCGGGGTTGATCCTTCTAAGGTAGTGAAAATCATTCAGCCTATTGATGTGAAGTTCTTTGATCCCCTCATGTATAAGCCATTAGACCTTTCCTCCCTAGGGACATTGGTCTTAGGTTCAACAACCCAGAATTTGAATTCGAAAAAGGAGTTCatatttttgagtattttcaagTGGGAGTACAGGAAAGGTTGGGATGTATTGTTGAAATCATACTTGAAGGAATTCTCTAGGGTTGATGGGGTTGCTTTGTACTTGCTAACGAATCCATACCATTCTGATAGAGATTTTGGGAACAAGATCGTAGAGTTTGTGGAGGACACTGATATAGAAAAACCAGTAGCAGGTTGGGCTCCAGTTTATGTGATAGATACCCACATTGCTCAAATTGATTTGCCGCGACTATACAAGGCAGCTGACGCATTTGTCCTTCCATCAAGAGGGGAAGGGTGGG GGCCTCTTGTGGAAGCCATGGCAATGTCATTGCCGGTGATTGCGACAAATTGGTCTGGGCCAACAGAGTATTTGTCAGAGGAGAATAGCTATCCATTGTCAGTGGATAGAATGAGTCAGGTTATGGAAGGGCCATTCAAAGGGCATCTGTGGGCAGAACCTTCTGTTGATAAGCTTCAAGTTCTTATGAGACATGTAATGAATAATGTTGAGGATGCTAAGGACAAAGGCAGGCAGGCAAGGAAGGACATGATAAGAAGGTTCTCTCCTGAAATAGTGGCAGCGATTGTTACTgatcatatacaaaatatacttctgaagatgagttaa